ATCATAAACAGAATATAGAAGGCAGAACCGAAGGCATAATTCATAATCCCTTTCAGGTTCACTCTCATCATTTCCTTATAGAGCGGAAGATTCATTGTACGGCCCCCTCACGGTCATAATAGTCCATGAAAATGTCCTCTAGATTCTGCGTGAACACATCCATGCTGCGGATATTATATTTTCCGGTTTCCTGGATGAATCGATCGTAATTGCCCTGAACGGCAATGCGGACCATATTCCCTTCACGAGCTTCCACTTGCAGGCCGGAGGCGGCAAAATGTTCTGCATCTGCACTATTTGCGAAAACAACCTCAAACAGCTTCCGTTGCATCGATTGTAGTTCATGGATATCTTTTACAGTGATGATACGTCCGTCTTTAATGATCGCTGCACGGTCACAGGTGCGTTCAATTTCTTGAAAGCTGTGAGAGGACATTAGAAAGGTGGTTCCGGCTGATTTTTCCTCCAAAACGAGATCTATAAATACCTTTTGCATAAGTGGGTCGAGACCCGAGGTGGGCTCATCCAGAATAATGACTTCAGGATTATGCATGAAAGCTGCGACAATGCCAACTTTTTGCTTCATTCCCTTTGACATTTTGCGGATCGGTGTTGCGGCATCAAATTGCAGTCGTTCAATCAGGCGGTCACGTTTGGTAGTGTTCTTCATCCCTTGCATGCCAGACATGAATTTAAGAAAGGAAATGCCTGTCATCCCGTCAAAAAAATTGATTTCACCGGGTAGATAGCCGATATGCTTCTGGACCGTGCCCTGTGCTTTCCATACATCAAGTCCATGAATGCTCGCATAACCTTGGTCCGGTATCATAAATCCCATGATATGTCTTATGGTCGTTGATTTACCTGCACCGTTAGGCCCCAGAAATCCAAACACCTCGCCTTTATTTACGGTAAACGTTACATCTTCGATTCCTTTGCCATTCGAAAAACGTTTGGTTAAGCCTTCAACTACAAGCATGCCGCCACCCCCGCTGCAAAATAATGAACTATTATTAATTGGATATTTCATATGTTATATTATTCCTAGTGATTAACGAAGTCAATGAAATTATGAAATAATTGATTGTAAATATTTCATTAAGTTAAGGGTGGATAGCATGAACGGATTTGAGAAAAGAGCAGCTCAGATAAAACTCAAAATTATGAAGACTACCATGGATATGCTCAAGAACTGGGAGCCCAAACGCCTCAGGATCGTAGACATTGCGAAAGAAGCAGGAGTCTCGCAGGTGACGATTTATAATTATTTTGGCAGCAAGGAAGCACTGCTTAGTGAGTCCTTTAAGGATTTTGTAGAGAAGGCCATTCGCGAATTTGAAGATTACATTAATGGAGAGCATTCTCTAAAAGAGATTATTGAATACATTATGACTATGGAAAGAGAAACCTACAGTTCATTGTCTCCCACGACTGTGAAGGAGCTTATGGTTGAGGACCAGGAAATGTTTCGTTATATTGAAGAACGGTATGCGAACGACGTTTTACCGCTGATGATCAAGATGGTGGAGGATGGCAAAGCGCGAGGAGAAATCTCAAATAAAGTGTCCACCAAAGGGATTCTTTCATTTATAGGAATGTACATGCGAAGTTCGGAGGAAATGCTAGATGAAGCCAGCAAACAAGAAGATATAGATGCCTTCTTGGAGGAAGCCATCCATCTCTTCTTCTATGGCATTTGCGGGCGGGAGCAGGAGTAGCACGAGCTATTAGAGCCTGGTCCCTAATTCATCATGGGAAAAGCGGATTTCCCGTCATCCCTACCCACAGCTCGGATTGTTCAAGCTGTGCTGCGAGCTGTAGCAGTAAATCTTCCCGGCCTTTCGCAGCCATTACCTGTACACCTATCGGCAGGCCTTCTGGTGACATATGGACGGGAACACTCATTGCCGGTTGGCCCGTTAGATTCGCGAGCTGAGTGAACGGTGTATAGGTTAGGCTTGGCTCAAACATATCATAAATCATTCGTTGCTGCTCCTCTTTCGGCAATTCACTTACATGTAATAGATTCGCTATCTCTTCAGATTTATGAGTTAACTCGCCAATTTTGGGAGCAGAGTCTGCATTAGTTGGCGTGATATATAGATCGTATCGATTAAGCAGACCTGCCATTTGAGCGGCTGCAATATCCCATTCATCCAAACTATGCACAAATTCAGCCGCAGAGACTTTTCTTCCGGCTTCCCCGAGGACCCAAGTGACGATATCTACTTCACTGGCAGTAATGGAACGTCCCATCATTTTTTCCAGCGATACGAACATCGCTGCCACTTCCCCAGTATTCATCGTATAGTAATTCTCCATCAGCCTTACACCATTAACTGGACTCAGCTTTTCTTCAACTTCATAACCCTCAGCTTCGAGCCATCGTACAGTCTTGAGTACAGCAATTACTGCTTCATTAATTACTGGAGTGCCTACTGGGGAAGCCGTTGTGAATGCTATGCGTAGTTTTCGCTGTGCAGGCTTGAATAGATCGTCCAGATAGACGCCCGGATATAGGGGGGTCTGAAAAGCAGCCTCTGGCTGCACGACCTGTAGTAGATCCAGCATAGCGGCACTATCGCGTACGGACCTCGTCAACGCAAAATCAATAGAAGCACCTTGCCATTGACGGCCTACACCTGGTCCTACTGGGGTACGTCCACGGGTTGGCTTCAGCCCGAACAAGCCAGTGAACGAGGCAGGGATGCGGATCGAGCCGCCGCCATCACTGGCTCCCGCTGCCGGAACAATACCAGAAGCCACCGCCGCAGCTGCGCCACCACTCGAACCACCAGGGGAATATTCGGGATTCCACGGATTACGTGCTGGGCCGTGGAGGACGTTCTCGGTAATATTTTTGAGGCCGAATTCTGGGGTATTCGTATGTCCAAGCGGAATAAAACCGCCGCTTCTGATTCGTGCTACGTAGTTCGAGTCGCGTCTAGCAATATTGTCTTTCATTAGCAAGGCACCCGAAGTAAGAGGTTCTCCAGCGATAGCTTGGGAGATATCCTTGAGCAGAAAAGGAACGCCCGCAAATGGGCGAGAGCTATCTTGAGCAGGCATCTCGTCAGCTTCCCTAAGGGCAGCTTCTCTACGAGTGCGTACGACCGCATTAAGGACTGGATTGACTTCATCGAGCCGAGCGAAGGCGGCTTCGACAAGCTCACGAGGTGAGACTTCGCGTGCTTTGACAAGCGCAGCTAGTCCTAAAGCGTCATATGTAGAATAAGAAAAGGACATGATAGATAACCTCTTTCGAATAGGAATGAATAGCCTGTCTCTTTTGTATTATACATCTAGCTAGTAATTTTCTGAAAATGGATACCTGACATCTATCGATTCTTTTTTATGCCTGATTAGGCTATACTAAGTGTTAAATGATCTTATGGGGTGTGCTGATGAAAGAAGATAAATATCAGAATGTTGATGGTCTAATGGAAGCATTCCAGCAATTTGCGAAGATGAACTGGCGAAAAACTACGATGTGGGGATTGAAGCCAAGCGAGGTGCGAATGCTGGTTTCTTTAAAGCTTTGCATTGAACG
The window above is part of the Paenibacillus sp. FSL K6-0276 genome. Proteins encoded here:
- a CDS encoding ABC transporter ATP-binding protein; this translates as MLVVEGLTKRFSNGKGIEDVTFTVNKGEVFGFLGPNGAGKSTTIRHIMGFMIPDQGYASIHGLDVWKAQGTVQKHIGYLPGEINFFDGMTGISFLKFMSGMQGMKNTTKRDRLIERLQFDAATPIRKMSKGMKQKVGIVAAFMHNPEVIILDEPTSGLDPLMQKVFIDLVLEEKSAGTTFLMSSHSFQEIERTCDRAAIIKDGRIITVKDIHELQSMQRKLFEVVFANSADAEHFAASGLQVEAREGNMVRIAVQGNYDRFIQETGKYNIRSMDVFTQNLEDIFMDYYDREGAVQ
- a CDS encoding TetR/AcrR family transcriptional regulator is translated as MKTTMDMLKNWEPKRLRIVDIAKEAGVSQVTIYNYFGSKEALLSESFKDFVEKAIREFEDYINGEHSLKEIIEYIMTMERETYSSLSPTTVKELMVEDQEMFRYIEERYANDVLPLMIKMVEDGKARGEISNKVSTKGILSFIGMYMRSSEEMLDEASKQEDIDAFLEEAIHLFFYGICGREQE
- a CDS encoding amidase, which produces MSFSYSTYDALGLAALVKAREVSPRELVEAAFARLDEVNPVLNAVVRTRREAALREADEMPAQDSSRPFAGVPFLLKDISQAIAGEPLTSGALLMKDNIARRDSNYVARIRSGGFIPLGHTNTPEFGLKNITENVLHGPARNPWNPEYSPGGSSGGAAAAVASGIVPAAGASDGGGSIRIPASFTGLFGLKPTRGRTPVGPGVGRQWQGASIDFALTRSVRDSAAMLDLLQVVQPEAAFQTPLYPGVYLDDLFKPAQRKLRIAFTTASPVGTPVINEAVIAVLKTVRWLEAEGYEVEEKLSPVNGVRLMENYYTMNTGEVAAMFVSLEKMMGRSITASEVDIVTWVLGEAGRKVSAAEFVHSLDEWDIAAAQMAGLLNRYDLYITPTNADSAPKIGELTHKSEEIANLLHVSELPKEEQQRMIYDMFEPSLTYTPFTQLANLTGQPAMSVPVHMSPEGLPIGVQVMAAKGREDLLLQLAAQLEQSELWVGMTGNPLFP